One segment of Macrotis lagotis isolate mMagLag1 chromosome 1, bilby.v1.9.chrom.fasta, whole genome shotgun sequence DNA contains the following:
- the MMP9 gene encoding matrix metalloproteinase-9, whose amino-acid sequence MSLLWPFLDLMLLMLGCCSAAPRGRPSAGPVLIHFPGERANNITNLQLAEEYLYRYGYTPAAMLHGSHSILKSALKKLQRQLSLPVTGKLDSATIEAMRAPRCGVPDVGGFRTFEGEPKWRHQNITYRVLNYSPDLPPEVIDDAFHRAFAVWSKVTPLTFTRLSSGEADILIQFGTQEHGDGYPFDGKDGLLAHAFPPGPGIQGDAHFDDDEFWTLGKGVVVRTRFGNAEGAPCHFPFFFEGHSYSSCTDAGRSDGLLWCSTTADYDKDQLYGFCPSELLYTLDGNANGEPCVFPFIFEGSSYSACTTDGRSDGYRWCATTANFDQDKLYGFCPNRDTAVTGGNSPGDPCVFPFTFLNREYSTCTSEGRTDGRLWCATTDDFDRDRKWGFCEDRGYSLFLVAAHEFGHALGLDHSSVPEALMFPMYSFTEGPPLHPDDVMGIQHLYGSRTEPDPSLPTSIPSDSPTQPNICPTLPPTAPPTSRPSAPPTAGPTGPPSSNPSLPPTGPLDPAEDVCGIQIFDAIAEIQGRLHLFKDGRYWRVHQDSKGSRVQGPFFISSTWSALPSKLDTVFEDTLTKKLFFFSGQKVWVYTGQSVLGPRRLEKLGLDPKVHSITGAIQQNGGKVLLFSQNQYWRLDVKKQKIDRSEPYPVEGMFPGVPENTHDVFLYQGKSYFCQDRFFWRVIHQDQVNKVDRVGYVTYDLLHCPEE is encoded by the exons ATGTCACTGCTTTGGCCTTTTCTCGATCTGATGCTCTTAATGCTGGGCTGCTGCTCAGCGGCTCCCCGAGGGCGCCCCTCAGCCGGGCCTGTCCTCATCCACTTCCCCGGGGAGAGAGCAAACAATATCACTAACCTGCAATTAGCGGAG GAATACCTGTATCGTTATGGGTATACCCCGGCAGCAATGCTGCACGGCAGCCACTCTATTTTGAAGTCTGCGCTCAAGAAACTCCAGCGTCAGCTGTCCCTGCCAGTGACAGGAAAGCTGGACAGTGCCACCATAGAAGCAATGCGCGCTCCGCGCTGCGGGGTGCCCGACGTGGGCGGTTTCCGAACTTTCGAGGGCGAGCCCAAGTGGAGACATCAGAACATCACCTATCG GGTCCTGAATTATTCCCCTGACCTGCCTCCTGAGGTGATTGATGACGCTTTCCACCGAGCCTTCGCTGTATGGAGTAAAGTGACCCCACTCACCTTCACTCGTCTCAGCAGTGGGGAGGCAGACATACTTATCCAGTTTGGGACCCAAG AACATGGTGATGGATATCCTTTCGATGGGAAAGATGGACTCTTGGCTCACGCTTTCCCCCCCGGCCCAGGAATCCAGGGAGATGCCCATTTTGACGACGATGAGTTCTGGACCCTGGGCAAAGGCGTCG TGGTCCGGACCCGGTTCGGGAACGCCGAGGGCGCCCCCTgccactttccctttttcttcgaGGGCCACTCCTATTCTTCCTGTACCGACGCCGGCCGCTCGGACGGGCTGCTCTGGTGCAGTACTACAGCTGACTACGATAAGGACCAACTTTACGGCTTCTGCCCCAGCGAAT TGCTCTACACCCTGGATGGTAATGCCAATGGAGAGCCCTGCGTATTCCCCTTCATCTTCGAGGGTAGTTCCTACTCAGCTTGTACCACTGACGGACGCTCTGACGGCTACCGCTGGTGCGCCACCACCGCCAATTTCGATCAGGACAAGCTTTACGGTTTCTGCCCCAACCGAG ATACTGCGGTAACCGGAGGCAACTCTCCAGGGGACCCCTGCGTCTTCCCTTTCACTTTTCTGAATCGAGAATACTCCACCTGCACCAGCGAGGGCCGCACGGATGGTCGCCTGTGGTGTGCTACCACCGATGACTTCGATCGTGACCGCAAGTGGGGGTTCTGTGAGGATCGAG GATACAGCTTATTCCTTGTGGCCGCGCATGAGTTTGGGCACGCACTGGGCTTGGACCACTCATCTGTTCCGGAAGCACTGATGTTCCCAATGTACTCTTTTACCGAGGGACCTCCGCTGCATCCAGATGATGTGATGGGAATTCAACATTTGTATG GTTCTAGGACTGAACCGGACCCCAGCCTTCCGACCTCCATCCCTTCAGATTCTCCCACCCAGCCCAATATTTGCCCCACTCTGCCCCCCACTGCCCCCCCTACCTCTCGCCCCTCAGCACCCCCCACTGCTGGCCCCACAGGTCCTCCCTCATCCAACCCCTCTCTTCCCCCCACTGGGCCCTTGGATCCTGCTGAGGACGTTTGTGGCATCCAGATATTCGATGCCATCGCTGAGATCCAGGGTCGGCTTCACCTTTTTAAAGACGG GCGGTACTGGCGTGTCCATCAGGATTCCAAGGGGAGTAGGGTTCAAGGTCCATTCTTCATCTCCAGCACCTGGTCTGCATTGCCATCGAAATTGGACACTGTTTTTGAAGATACACTGACtaagaaacttttctttttctcag GTCAGAAGGTGTGGGTATACACAGGGCAATCAGTTCTGGGTCCCCGACGCCTGGAGAAGCTGGGTCTGGATCCCAAAGTACACAGCATAACAGGTGCCATTCAACAGAATGGAGGCAAGGTGCTATTGTTCAGTCAAAATCAGTACTGGAG GTTGGATGtgaagaagcaaaagatagaCCGGAGTGAACCGTACCCTGTGGAGGGCATGTTCCCTGGAGTACCAGAGAACACTCATGATGTTTTCCTATATCAAG GAAAGTCGTACTTCTGCCAGGACCGCTTCTTCTGGCGAGTAATCCATCAGGATCAGGTGAACAAAGTGGACCGAGTGGGCTACGTGACTTATGACCTCTTGCACTGTCCAGAGGAGTAA